A segment of the Suncus etruscus isolate mSunEtr1 chromosome 7, mSunEtr1.pri.cur, whole genome shotgun sequence genome:
cctcctttcatccttttccttcacttccttctcgCCTCCTTACTTCCTGCAGCCCCTGAGCTGGACTCCCCAGAAACTCCCACACTGGACCCTTCCCTGCATCCTCTGCTTTTTGGACCccgcaaagaaataaaaaacagaggTCTAGCCACCAGCCTCAGCGAGAACCTGACTCATCGTTTCCCACATTGTGCCCCCCATTCCCCAAATGTCTGTGGCCCTGGTCGCCCGTTTGTCTCTACTCCTGTGGCCACACACCATGGCCCTCCTGTGTGCAGAGAACAGAAGCTGAGAGTTGCCCACATCTGGACCTGGCCTTGGTGTCCCCCAGTGAGCACAGTTTTGGGGGCTCCTTCCTGTGCCCACCTTGATGATTTTCTCCATTGCGATCTCGGGCTGAAGGCAGAAGTGCTTGGGCAGCTCGATCTTGGGCTTTGAGGTGGACGTGGGCTCCGTGTCCTGCAGCAACTGAGGCAGAATCGGGAGAAGGGGGCCTTAGAGGGGGCTGAGGAAGGGGGTGGGCCCCGGAGATGGGTTTTAGCCACTTGGGCTCCCCCTCTGTCTTTCTTCATCATCTGTAGAGGTTTATTGCTCATATCCCAGTGCTCGCCTGCTGGCTTGGCCAAAATCCTGAGTGGACCCTCTGGGGAAAAAAGCGCAGGGTGTGGACGAGGGCTCCCCTGTCCTGCTCTCTCTTTGCACCCCTCAGCCTGCTCACTTGAGAAGGGTCCCCTTCGCAGGGTGCCCCCGAGTCAGCCATCACCCCCACTCAGTTACCTCCTCCAGGGGGGTGGCCAGGAAGCCCCATTTCTGGGTCCAGGATCGACGAGCTTCATTCTCGGCCTTCAAGAGGCATTTCCTGGAACAGAAGAAGTACCAGAACAAAGTCAAAGGAGCGAGTCTTGGGGAGGCCTGCAGGGACAGTGGGGAGACATTTGAGGAGGATACCCCCCAAGCCCAGCAGTGGCTCCATAGCTGGTGGCACTAAGGTGGGTGGTGGTCTGTCTCAGGAGTGCAGCCATGGGCATTTAATCCTTCTGGGGAGACATGTGATCTGGGGGTGAGCCCCAGATGGGGGTCTGGGTCCAGAAGAGCAGAGATCCAGGAACCAAACACCGCAAATCACACAGCAGGACCTTGATCTAGAAACTTCCCTGAAAGTTGCCCCACTCCCCAGACCTGTGTCTCCCACCCAAAACCTTGCCTTGCCTTTCCTACACATGGATCCCTGTTTTCCTGTTTTCTCTCTTATTCCTATTTTCTATAACTTGTAACGGTCCATGGCTGGCAGTGCCACAGAGAGCTGGTTTGTTGGGTTTCACAAACACATTTAATCATTTATTGATATTCAATGAGCCCCTTTTTAGATATACACACAGACCCCGGATTCTGGAATCACTGGTTGCAATTTTTCTGGGTGTTCTGCATGATGGTTGTTTTAATTAAATCTTGGTGTGTCTTGTCTTGGTGCTCTTTGTCTTGTCTCGATAGATCATTTGGAAAATGAAAGTGACCCATTTTTTGATACTGCTGTTTTGGGGACaaacctggtgatattcaggactTACTGACTGTTTGActgtgcactcagatatcactctttgtaggcttgggggccacaaggtcgaacccaggtctgcaagACATGCAAgacatgccttacccactgtgctatctctctagccccctggtGACCATTTTGAATTCACTGTTTAGAAGCTGCCTTTGAGTCAGACCTTTCCCCCACAAATACTATCCTGAGCCACAAATCCCCCCCCATTGCATCCGGAGTTTACAATGTTCAAGTACATGCAGCATGAAAAGGGAGTAAAACAGGGATTGAAACACTAGTATTGCATGAAGGggacttgccttgaatgcagctgacccgggtttgatacccggcatcccatagggttctctgagcacagtTCAAAGTGATTCctcgattcctgagcacagagccaggagtaaggtctgagcactgctggttgtggctccaatcaaaattaaagtaaaagtcctggggccggagagatagcatggaggtattgtgtttgccttgcatgcagaaggatgatggttctaatcccggaatcccatatggttccccgagcctaccaggagcaacttctgagcatagagccaggagtaacccctgagcactgctgagtgttacccaaaaacaaacaaacaaacaaaaaaagtcctggttccccagaattgtgcaaacagcACTCAGGACTTGGCTCTATAAAAATTAGGTAAACTTTATTGCAACATTACTTTAGGGGTGGTAGAAAAAGTCTGAAGCTGGTGTGCGTTGGATATTTCTAGTTCAAGGCACACTGGACCAGATGTGTTTCAACAGGAAGTAGAATAGAAGGTAGAGGAGTTTAACCAGCTCTTTTCACCTAGGAAGGACCATTGGACTTGGGTTTTGGGGTTGAGTAAGAGTTTGGTGGTAAATGGAGGAAAAGGCATTGTAGGTAGAGGGAACAGACCTTTGCTTCGAATAGAATTTTTTATTGGGGTGCCTGGATgaagataaacatttaaaaattatgctaGCATGCAAATAATTCCAAATAATACTGGTTTTTATGAACATGGGTGGCGTgaagttttctataaaaattgGGTTAGAAAGAAAGACAGcatttagggcacttgccttgcatgggacagaCCTGTATGGGTCCCTGGTACCCCAcctagtcccccaagccctggcAGAAGTGATTgatctaggaataattcctgagcacacactAGGTGTGTGTCTCCataccctaaataaataaataaatacaaaaatattaagagaaataataCCTGTTTAAGGAAAAACAtcaaatgacttcttttttttttcctgccacacccagtgatgctcaggggttactcctggcactgtgctcagaaatcactcctggcttgggggaccatacgggatgccaggggatagaaccgcggtccatcctaggctaggacatgcaaggcaaacaccctattttttgtgccaccgctctggcacacccccttttttaaggaaaaacatCAAGTcgttcttgtttgggggccacacctaatggtgctctgtaaaacaaaacaaaacaaaaaatccacgaGTTGGTGAGACcatcccaggcactgtgtttctaaccctttTGGTGgtcaggtctgatgaagcagggtagtggcagagaaataataccaagccagtcaaagGATTAATCGGAGTCAGTCTGCCTTTTCCCTCATGGCCTTTCTGCCTCATGGTCTTTCTCTGCCACATGCTCTCACTCCTAGCCCAAAAGtcagaactcctttctttattctaacATTCCCAAAACCAGGAGGGGAAGACCTAGTGATCAGGGTGggtttttacatattaaaagaagaggttactgggagaagagaaagttgggggaaaatctttgtttagggtttttagTTAGTTTTACCTGAtattgcttatttcttttttaaaaaaaactttattgattgattgattgattgattggtttttggaccacacccttcggtgctcaggggttcctcctggctctgtgctcagaaatcacccccggcaggctgggggaccatatgggatgctgggaattgaactgggtccctcctgggttggccacatgcaaggcaaatgccctacctctgtgctatctctccagccctacattgcttatttctggttctgcattcagggatcactcaaggaacatagatggtgccagggatcaaatccagatcagccacgtgaaaggccaGTGCCCTCGCCACTGAACTATCACGCCAGCTCTATCTTTTATCTATAGGTTATAGATAAaagttgcaaaaaataaaataaaaaagcaaagagggagactgaagTTGAAGAGGTGATTGGAATCTATTGGTACTAAACTCAGCTCACTTGCCTCTCGGTGGCCAGCTTCCCATCTTGGAGAAGCCCTAGGATTAAAACTCGGGCAGAATGCTAAGGAAAGGCAGGGATGGCAAAAGAATATCTGTTGGGAAACGGCTAAATTTCAACCATTTCCCAACAGGGTGGTCCAGAAAGATTTGTAAAGTCCCCACATCCCTGTCAATCAAACTAAAAATCAAGgtcaaaaagaaatatatctctTATTTGTAAAGAAATTCAGCAGAGCTGAAGATCTGGGAACGCGCTTAGGTGCCAACCCCAAGCTGTGACAACAGAGTGGAGGCTGGGAACCTCCTCTGGTCTTgctagggaaactgaggctgaccCAGCCCTCGCCCCCTCGGCCACCAGAGGGTCCCAGAGTCACCAGATCGCGTCCTGGGCCACCAGGTTCATGCGCTCAGCAGCAGCGGTACTGATGGGTTTCTGCGCCATGGCACGCTCAGAGCCTCCAGCTGGCACCGAGCGTCTCCTGGTACCCGGGAGACCGTTGCCAGGTAACGCAGGACGCCGAAGGGCGGGGGCGGAGCACCTGGAGGATGGAGTCTCCTGTTACCACTGATGCCAGCCCTCCTCTGCTCAGGTACCCGGGGGCCCTCTGCCAGCCTTGAAGTCTTTGCGTCCTTCGCCCACCTGCAAGCCCACCAGTCCCCAAGCTCCTGTGCTGAAAAACACGGGGTCAACCCTCTTTTTCACACTTCTGCACCTTGGGCAATTAGCACCTGGAATGTGGGTCATCATGCCCACTGCATAgacaccccccacccacccacacaccttCCTGCACCCAGCTTGGtgaggtttgtttttatttatttttaagttcaggggcctcactcagcattgctcaggggttacgctctgtgctcagagctctgtgctccggccatatgggatactgggaatccaacccgggccagccacgtgcaaggcagacgtccacctcactgagctattgctccagcccccctgaggtttgttttcttgttggtttttttattcgaagccacacccagcagtgctccaggattacccctggaagtgttcagggggatcatatgggatgctggaattgaacctgggtcgtccTGTTGAAGGGGACTGAATAGCAGTGTTGGGGTCTGGGAGCTGCCAGGCCAGGCTTGGAATGTCTTAATTTCCAAGCATTGCTGTGCGAGGCATGCTGAGGGGTTGATGTACCCCAAAGTCTTCTTAGCTGGTTAATAAGAGAAGCAGTGCTCTCTCTAGCACCCTCCTTCTGGCTCCTGACAGCTTCTCCTCTGTGCTCCAAAAATGGGGTCTTCGTTCCTATTTTGGAGCATTCTGGGGTTCTTGAGCCCCGCTGGCTAACTATCAGCTGCCATGCAGGAGGATCCTGGGAtccaaggaaaaaacaaaaacaaaaacactgaatcTCCAGAGGAAGGGAGATGCATGCTGGATGTCTGGGAGAGATGCAGGCACCTCCAAGTTCCCAGGCTCAGCTCCTGCACACCTTAGGTGCTTTGGCTCAGGAAAGACACACAGTACTATGTTTGGCTGAGGATCTGGCCTAAAGAACAGATTGTGACCCAGCTCAGAGACAGGTAAATAgatggaaagagaaggaaggggaagaggaggatgACGATGACCAGAGTAAGTGGCAGCCAGACTGGGGTCCAGCCCAGGGCAGTGAGCTTGTGGTAGGGAGATGCAGCGAGAGCAAGGGATACAGGAGAAGTGGGAGAAGCCACAGGATAGATTAATGCTCAGAGGTGCTCTGAAGAAAAGCCTAATTGTTTAGTTGCTGTTTGTAGAGTTCAGAGGCATCAGGTCAGGCTGTCTCTGGGCATCTGAGTGAGGGTCCCTCATTTCCTGGTGCTCCAGGCTGGACAGGGACTACCTGGTGTTCTTGCATAAGTCTAGGGCTCCCCTGAAGGCTTTGCCCATCTGGACCAGGCAGTGGGTGGCTCAACTCACAGGATAGGAAGTGAGCAGGGAGGCACCAAAGTTGAAGCATCCATCATGGATTATGAGTCTGCATAGGCACAGGGGACAGGGAAGAGAGGTCACCAAGTATCCACCTGGAGTTACAGACACACACTTGTGCCACTGGCTGGAGACCAGACAGCCTCTGAGGCATGTTCTGAGCAGGCTCACAGGGCTGGCAGTAACCAGAACCATGCAGGAACAGCAAAAATGGATGCTGAGTATCCCCCAGAGAGACCCCTAGGCCAAGCTTGCCCCTTCCAGCTGCTCCCGCTCAACCTAGCAGCCAAGGCAGAACCCCCCCAAAGCTTGTGCTGTGAAGCTGAGGCACCCCGAGTTCTAAGTTAATCCCTTTGGGTAATTTAAaagtcttcttttggggggggggaggtgggtaTATTTTATACAGAGTATGTTTCAAATCAAAGCGAGAACATTTCCTCCTTCTTGGTGAAAGGCAGGGGGTCCTAAGACATTTTAATAGCTTTCATATTCCTCGCTCCAAATATATTATTTCGACACAATAGTGCCTTTGCGGGAGAAGCACTTAAACGAttcaaaatggatttaaaaatatatttcaggttttAATTTTATGCACAGAACATTAATGAGTGGAGAGCCTTGGAGACTGTCAGCGAAACGGTGACAAATTCTCCACACAGATGTTATTCCACTGAAATCCTTTTAGAGCTGAGAAACCagttccccctttctttttcttcctgtgaGGAATGTCAGGAAATAGATTAGTCTTGAGAATAGATTTCGATCCCAgaatcctgcttttttttttttgtttgttgtcctTTCAACACCTGACTTCGAAAATGTCTGGCTGGAGGAAGGGCGGAGAGTCTGTCATGTAGATTGTATTACCAGGTAGGGATGATCGAACTGTATCCCAAGCCTAGAGTGAGACAAGAGACCCCAATTCTCTTTGGCGACCCCCTCGGTGGCTACCCAACTCAGCGCTGTGTCTAAGAGAGCAGTGCAAAAAACACATTTCCCTGCACTTCGGAGAGGGGAGCCTTGCTCAAGTGCCCCCAGCAGCAGAGACTTGGGGGatggcatttgcttccaggaaagcACCTCAGACATAGGCTGAAGTGTTTACCTAGGAGAAGCACTGTTTAATCTGAGATGTGGGGGTCTCTTCCCCCCACCCACAATCCTGTGTGCTCTGTTGGCCtacaggagagagggagagagagagagagagagagagagagagagagagagagagagagagagagagagagagagagagagagagacagcccTTCATTTCTCTAGGATGCCTCCATTTCCAGGAGTTCCCCCAGAACTTTGCCACCACCAGAAAGAGTGTCTACCCCCCCAGGGCTTGGTGGGGAATAGCCACAGGATAGGGGTACTGGGCCCCAGACTCAGAACAGGTGGAAAAATGGGACCCTCAAAAGAGTGAGTGGCTGGAGGGGGCTAGTTCCGTAGGAAGAACAGGTGCTTAAAAAGCCCAGATAGGTGATGGTGCCAGGGTGTGGGCACAGAGAACCTGGGGGCAGGGAGACTTCCTGCCTATTTCATCTGGAAAGGGAGACCCTTCcttagctgggaggggtctgtggttgggaATTTAAGGGATTGCCTGGGGGAGGGAGAGGCAgaagcagaaggaaggaagatacaAGAGATAGAGAAGAGTCACAGGTTGGGTACAGAAAGGCCATGTGAGATATATACAGGGCAGTTAAGttgtaataaaactttatgtctcctgaaacttcatctgactgctgtggtaATTTCCTCACCATCACCCTAGTACctacagacccaccaggc
Coding sequences within it:
- the C7H20orf85 gene encoding uncharacterized protein C20orf85 homolog; protein product: MAQKPISTAAAERMNLVAQDAIWKCLLKAENEARRSWTQKWGFLATPLEELLQDTEPTSTSKPKIELPKHFCLQPEIAMEKIIKILPSPPVPKTTQGFIGWRSGVPGLNASLELDSEIRSCKGAYAKQLGWPEQGIH